One Rosa chinensis cultivar Old Blush chromosome 5, RchiOBHm-V2, whole genome shotgun sequence genomic region harbors:
- the LOC112203238 gene encoding uncharacterized protein LOC112203238 has protein sequence MKRLWAKYRQSRDEDLEELCTINALVVAAVVEAEASSGSRQRGSQPGRAPNEERCRESRGKNMMEDYFVERPVFSEEIFRTRYRMSHNVFNRISSDLCHYDPYFVQKSDAAGKVGLLPQQKLTCSLRMLAYGAGADQCAEYCRMTKSTSIVAQKRFTRGIVNLYSAEYLWAPNPAYLRRLLTKAKRRGFPGMIGSIDCMHWQWKNCPTGWVGEYSGRKRVPTIILEAVASYDTWIWHAFFGMPGSCNDLNVIAKSPLFDELTAGRAPRIQFQANNRIHNLGYYLANGIYPQWATFVKSILRPTRPKGLKFSQAQEGYGKDVERCFGILQSRFSIVRGAARGWEREDLRYIMLTCIILHNMIIEDERPDDNDEDLESDEEEDNNMRPRLAQVWEGPTGDDFDPVGRDGYNFNGFMDRYDAIRSANSHSNLQGDLIEHFWNVQGNMEI, from the coding sequence ATGAAGAGATTGTGGGCTAAGTATCGACAATCTCGAGATGAAGATCTTGAAGAGCTGTGTACGATTAATGCTCTTGTGGTAGCAGCAGTCGTTGAAGCTGAAGCTTCCTCCGGATCACGACAACGGGGTTCTCAACCGGGGCGTGCACCGAATGAGGAGCGGTGTAGGGAATCAAGAGGGAAAAACATGATGGAAGATTACTTTGTGGAGCGTCCAGTTTTCAGTGAAGAGATATTTCGGACAAGGTACAGGATGAGTCACAATGTGTTCAACCGCATCTCCAGTGATCTTTGTCACTATGACCCGTACTTTGTCCAGAAATCAGATGCTGCAGGCAAAGTCGGACTACTTCCCCAGCAGAAGCTGACATGTTCCTTAAGAATGCTTGCTTATGGTGCCGGGGCAGATCAATGTGCTGAGTATTGTCGGATGACGAAATCTACCTCCATTGTGGCTCAAAAACGATTTACAAGAGGAATCGTTAATCTGTACTCGGCAGAATACCTCTGGGCTCCTAATCCGGCCTACCTCAGAAGACTTCTCACCAAAGCTAAGAGAAGGGGCTTTCCTGGGATGATTGGAAGCATCGACTGCATGCactggcaatggaagaattgcccaACAGGTTGGGTTGGAGAATACAGCGGTCGAAAACGTGTGCCCACTATCATCCTCGAAGCAGTTGCTTCTTATGACACATGGATATGGCATGCCTTCTTTGGAATGCCTGGATCATGCAACGACCTCAACGTCATTGCTAAGTCCCCGTTGTTTGACGAGCTCACTGCTGGTCGAGCCCCTCGGATCCAATTTCAAGCAAATAACAGGATTCACAATTTAGGGTACTATCTCGCTAATGGTATCTATCCGCAATGGGCGACTTTCGTAAAATCAATTCTAAGGCCTACACGACCTAAGGGTCTGAAGTTTTCCCAAGCTCAAGAGGGGTACGGGAAGGATGTCGAAAGATGTTTCGGCATTTTACAGTCGCGCTTTAGTATTGTTCGAGGAGCGGCTCGTGGCTGGGAAAGAGAAGACCTTCGATACATCATGCTGacttgtattatattacacaacatgataatCGAGGATGAAAGACCAGATGACAACGATGAGGATTTGGAgtccgatgaagaagaggataacAATATGAGGCCCAGGTTGGCCCAGGTTTGGGAAGGACCGACTGGTGATGACTTCgatcctgttggtagagatggtTATAATTTCAACGGATTCATGGATCGATACGATGCCATTAGAAGTGCAAACAGTCACTCAAACCTTCAAGGGGATCTGATAGAGCATTTCTGGAACGTTCAAGGCAACATGGAGATCTAG